The following proteins are encoded in a genomic region of Gossypium hirsutum isolate 1008001.06 chromosome D05, Gossypium_hirsutum_v2.1, whole genome shotgun sequence:
- the LOC121217147 gene encoding putative disease resistance RPP13-like protein 1 has protein sequence MSNILTYRLNVLSDDDCWKLFAKHAFDGSSPTKHPDLMAIGEAIVKRCGGLPLAAKALGGLLRCKPDADEWNKILHRNFWDIPNDVINILPALTLSYHYLPFHLKRCFAYCSIFPKDYEFKKEKLIQLWMAEGLLELPKDNGDLEELGTEYFKDLRLRSFFQQSKGMKSCFVMHDLISDLAKSVTGEFICILEGSGGGSCVITEKTRHMSNMQERYDVRQKF, from the coding sequence ATGAGTAACATTCTAACTTATCGTTTAAATGTGTTATCAGATGATGATTGTTGGAAGTTATTTGCAAAGCATGCATTTGATGGTTCAAGCCCCACCAAGCATCCAGATCTGATGGCAATCGGTGAAGCAATTGTTAAAAGATGTGGCGGTCTCCCTTTGGCTGCAAAAGCTCTTGGAGGTCTTCTGCGTTGTAAACCAGATGCTGATGAGTGGAACAAAATATTACATAGAAATTTTTGGGACATTCCAAATGATGTAATTAATATTCTTCCAGCGTTAACATTGAGTTACCATTATCTTCCTTTCCATTTGAAGCGATGTTTTGCTTATTGTTCAATTTTCCCTAAAGATTACGAATTCAAAAAGGAAAAACTTATTCAATTATGGATGGCTGAAGGTCTTCTAGAGCTTCCCAAAGACAATGGAGATCTAGAAGAACTGGGTACCGAGTACTTCAAAGATTTAAGATTGAGGTCATTCTTTCAACAATCTAAAGGAATGAAATCTTGTTTTGTCATGCATGATCTAATTAGTGACTTGGCTAAATCTGTAACCGGAGAGTTCATTTGCATATTGGAAGGTAGTGGTGGTGGTTCTTGTGTAATAACTGAAAAGACCCGTCATATGTCCAATATGCAAGAACGATATGATGTGCggcaaaaattttaa